In a single window of the Prinia subflava isolate CZ2003 ecotype Zambia chromosome 3, Cam_Psub_1.2, whole genome shotgun sequence genome:
- the LOC134548251 gene encoding histone acetyltransferase KAT2A-like has product MWSTTTARLQPSSALRHRGRRPRLPLPCPLPAPALPAPCPCPARSLPLPCPLPAPALLSAPGPDTQQPRDGGSGAGGSGRPPRPVLGLPPIGWGRGRDRGDWGDARLRAELKAVLVSVRGDKTAPPASALYTGVRSGGGSERRD; this is encoded by the exons ATGTGGAGCACAACCACCGCCCGGCTCCAGCCGAGCTCAGCCCTCCGCCACCGCGGGAGGAGGCCgcggctgcccctgccctgcccgctccctgcccctgccctgcccgctccctgtccctgccctgcccgctccctgcccctgccctgcccgctccctgcccctgccctgctctcgGCCCCCGGCCCGGACACGCAGCAGCCCCGGGACGGGGGCTCGGGAGCCGGGGGCAGtggccgcccgccccggcccgtCCTGGGGCTACCTCCCATCggctggggccggggcagggACCGAGGAGACTGGGGCGATGCTCGGCTACGAGCCGAGCTGAAAGCTGTGCTTGTGTCTGT GCGCGGGGATAAAACCGCCCCGCCAGCGAGCGCCCTTTATACTGGCGtgcggagcggcggcggcagcgagCGGCGGGACTGA